A DNA window from Coffea arabica cultivar ET-39 chromosome 6c, Coffea Arabica ET-39 HiFi, whole genome shotgun sequence contains the following coding sequences:
- the LOC140008804 gene encoding uncharacterized protein has protein sequence MELRKVFSSLLGGYDKDFISSALFVIGAKVLSRSLNALATQRRFAPFKVPPRCPIVLHLAYADDVIIFSSGTRSSLTLVKDVLEGYSLVSDQRVNRQKRCFLVHSRLPAQRTALIGQVIRFQRRVLPIRYLGCPLYVGRRKKVYFVDIYNAVAARILSWRKQILSPGGRMVLIKNVLSLMPIHLLAASSPPKGMFGVLEKLFTNFL, from the coding sequence ATGGAACTCCGCAAGGTTTTTTCAAGTCTTCTTGGGGGCTACGACAAGGATTTCATTTCGTCAGCCTTGTTTGTTATTGGAGCTAAAGTGTTGTCGAGATCTCTAAATGCTTTAGCCACACAACGGCGGTTCGCTCCGTTTAAAGTACCGCCTCGTTGCCCAATAGTCTTACATCTGGCCTATGCAGATGATGTGATAATTTTTTCTAGTGGTACGAGGTCTTCACTAACATTGGTCAAAGATGTGCTAGAGGGATATAGTCTGGTTTCGGACCAGCGGGTCAATCGCCAAAAAAGATGTTTCTTGGTTCATTCTCGGCTCCCGGCTCAACGGACAGCTTTGATTGGGCAGGTTATTAGGTTCCAAAGACGGGTGCTCCCGATACGATACCTTGGATGCCCGCTGTATGTCGGCAGGCGGAAGAAGGTTTATTTTGTCGATATATATAATGCGGTGGCAGCCCGTATCCTATCATGGAGGAAACAGATTCTATCACCTGGGGGTAGAATGGTATTGATTAAGAACGTGTTATCCTTGATGCCAATACACTTGCTTGCAGCCTCCTCGCCTCCGAAGGGGATGTTTGGGGTCTTGGAGAAGTTGTTCACAAATTTCTTGTGA